The Betta splendens chromosome 4, fBetSpl5.4, whole genome shotgun sequence genome contains a region encoding:
- the LOC114853487 gene encoding cystatin-A-like isoform X1, with protein MLLHENLLNGHQVETDSSPTGASLSVKMASVPGGYSDPKPATDEIKKICHEVQNQVEGKTNQKYHDFKPVTYRCQVVAGKNFLVKIHAGADHYIHVKLFQGLPCNGGKIAVNGVQEHHKKDDPLVPF; from the exons ATGTTGCTACATGAGAACCTGCTGAACGGTCACCAGGTAGAAACAGACAGTTCACCCACCGGAGCCTCACTCTCTGTGAAAATGGCAAGTGTACCTGGAGGATACTCTGATCCCAAACCTGCAACTGACGAAATTAAGAAAATTTGTCATGAG GTGCAGAACCAAGTGGAGGGAAAGACAAACCAGAAATATCATGATTTTAAACCTGTTACATACAGATGCCAGGTTGTGGCTGGAAAAAACTTTCTGGTCAAG ATTCACGCGGGTGCCGATCATTACATCCACGTGAAGCTGTTCCAGGGGCTTCCTTGCAACGGAGGGAAGATTGCGGTGAATGGTGTGCAGGAACACCACAAGAAGGACGATCCCCTGGTGCCGTTCTAA
- the LOC114853487 gene encoding cystatin-B-like isoform X2, with amino-acid sequence MATLCGGTSPSKDADEKIQKICDSVKHHAEAKSGKNFEIFKAVSYTSQVVAGTNYFVKVHTGGDEHIHLRIHVKLGGEIELAAIQHPKSAQDPIAYF; translated from the exons ATGGCCactctctgtggaggaacctcTCCGTCCAAGGATGCCGACGAAAAAATCCAGAAGATCTGTGACAGC GTTAAGCATCACGCAGAGGCGAAATCGGGGAAAAACTTTGAAATCTTCAAAGCAGTATCGTACACGAGTCAAGTTGTGGCTGGGACCAACTACTTCGTCAAG GTTCATACGGGAGGTGACGAACACATTCACCTCCGTATTCACGTGAAGCTTGGAGGAGAAATTGAGCTGGCTGCTATTCAGCACCCCAAGAGCGCCCAGGACCCCATTGCGTATTTCTAA
- the LOC114853539 gene encoding cystatin-A-like produces MTTVPLKIAGGFSDLQPATERIQNYCNEVKKQVEAKTNQKYVEFKAVTYRSQIVAGMNYIIEIQVNECHYIHVKLHQELPCNGGKIVLINVQENHKKDDPLVPF; encoded by the exons ATGACAACTGTACCCTTAAAGATAGCTGGAGGATTCTCTGATCTTCAACCTGCAACTGAGAGGATCCAAAATTATTGCAATGAG GTAAAGAAACAAGTGGAGGCAAAGACAAACCAGAAATATGTTGAATTCAAGGCCGTTACATACAGATCCCAGATTGTGGCTGGAATGAACTATATCATCGAG ATTCAAGTGAATGAATGTCATTACATCCATGTGAAGCTGCACCAGGAGCTTCCTTGCAACGGAGGAAAGATTGTGTTGATTAATGTGCAAGAAAACCACAAGAAGGACGATCCCCTGGTGCCGTTCTAA
- the LOC114853484 gene encoding thiosulfate:glutathione sulfurtransferase-like, producing MRPAAVSVFCAVASIMMSIMLSRTVGRVVAEMNCRSYPTFSSVCRTFATSSPTWGEATDRVVTYSQLKTMLSNRTVQLYDVRNPDEYQDGRIADAVNVPLDTLQESLQLAPELFQEKFKVKAPGKNDDNIVFHCRSGKRSAKALDIALQLGFSRARHYEGGYSEWAEKEGK from the exons AtgcgtcctgctgctgtcagcgtgtTCTGCGCCGTCGCCTCCATCATGATGTCCATTATGCTTTCGCGGACCGTCGGCCGCGTTGTTGCGGAGATGAACTGCAGGTCTTACCCGACTTTCAGCTCAGTTTGTCGCACGTTTGCGACATCAAGTCCAACATGGGGAGAAGCAACCGACCGTG TGGTGACATACTCGCAGCTGAAGACCATGCTGTCGAACCGCACCGTTCAGCTGTACGATGTGAGAAACCCCGACGAATACCAGGATGGACGCATTGCAGACGCGGTCAACGTCCCAT tggacaCCCTGCAGGAGTCTCTGCAGCTGGCTCCTGAGCTCTTCCAGGAGAAGTTCAAGGTGAAGGCTCCTGGAAAAAACGACGACAACATTGTGTTTCACTGCCGGAGCGGCAAACGGAGCGCCAAGGCGCTGGACATCGCTCTTCAGTTGGGTTTCAGCAG GGCAAGACACTATGAAGGCGGCTACAGTGAGTGGgcagagaaggaaggaaaataA